A window of Brachybacterium fresconis contains these coding sequences:
- a CDS encoding branched-chain amino acid transporter permease — protein MPEPSYFLAVMVIGLGITFALRAVPFVILGPLRDSRFVGMMAVWMPVGILAILTVSTLRTSIDAEPDRIVPAVAATAVTIAAHLLGGRRTLVSVGLGTLTFVALVNLI, from the coding sequence ATGCCTGAGCCCTCGTACTTCCTGGCCGTGATGGTCATCGGACTGGGCATCACCTTCGCGCTGCGTGCCGTGCCCTTCGTGATCCTCGGCCCCCTGCGGGACTCCCGGTTCGTCGGCATGATGGCCGTGTGGATGCCGGTGGGGATCCTCGCGATCCTCACCGTCTCGACCCTGCGCACCTCGATCGACGCCGAGCCCGACCGGATCGTTCCCGCGGTCGCGGCGACCGCCGTGACGATCGCGGCCCATCTGCTGGGCGGCCGCCGCACCCTGGTCAGCGTGGGCCTGGGCACTCTCACCTTCGTCGCTCTGGTGAATCTGATCTGA
- a CDS encoding ABC transporter ATP-binding protein, whose amino-acid sequence MTAPDPRPGSPRTDATTAADGTNAADGTTAAGATTAAARTGATTATTTADPSAPSTPSPSPSAAPERPLSNLDRQHPAVLIPGLKRLLRGAAEQKVWFILAVVGATGFALLQIATSSIIGRVTEDVIVPSFASGTPELGLVLAGGLAILGIAVARAVSVMARRVFAAAAQFELFGLYRERLAAVYAKVPLLWHRRQSTGTLLSSVYADVEATFFAMAPFPFALSTIVMLVYATVVVARIDPVILLVMLALIVLLIILNVLLQRFATPIAVRSQQLRAEVAEIAHESFDGANVVKSLGREDVEEKRFDRAADDLREAGIRFGYVRGWFDPLIDALPNLGILAVAVLGAWRIGDGHLTTGQLVEVSYLFTLMALPIRSFGWVLGDLSRTVVGGGRVQQILDVTEERTYGPDPLPEGPGVLTLDEVTFVYRDDPAQVILGQGTGAGDHVRTSESLSEVSLRADPTAGTRVLAVVGATGSGKSTLALLTAGLVHPASGAVRLDGADLRSLTADALTADVALVLQQAFVFDETVRWNVTLGDDIDEETVRWALRIAQAEAFVDALPEGLDTELGERGGSLSGGQRQRIALARALARRPRLLILDDATSACDPSVELAILDGIRREMTSSTLLLIAYRKSTISLADQVVFLDHGRVAGAGTHEELRGRHEGYRSLVDAYDEAAISHNLLESSGPPPSDGPDPSVAVPAERARTVADAVERHGTSRFRHEDDTAAAEGCEDGWAEDDRPHDRADHRRDRADHDREEDR is encoded by the coding sequence ATGACCGCCCCGGACCCGCGCCCCGGCAGCCCCCGCACCGACGCGACCACCGCCGCCGACGGGACCAACGCCGCCGACGGGACCACCGCCGCCGGCGCGACCACCGCCGCCGCCCGGACCGGAGCGACCACCGCCACCACGACGGCCGACCCGTCGGCCCCCAGCACACCGTCCCCGTCCCCGTCGGCCGCCCCCGAGCGCCCCCTCTCCAACCTGGACCGCCAGCATCCCGCGGTGCTGATTCCCGGCCTGAAGCGCCTGCTCAGAGGCGCTGCCGAGCAGAAGGTCTGGTTCATCCTGGCGGTGGTCGGCGCCACGGGCTTCGCGCTGCTGCAGATCGCGACCTCCTCGATCATCGGCCGCGTCACCGAGGACGTCATCGTGCCCTCCTTCGCCAGCGGCACCCCGGAGCTGGGCCTGGTCCTCGCCGGCGGCCTGGCCATCCTCGGCATCGCCGTGGCCCGCGCCGTCAGCGTGATGGCCCGCCGCGTGTTCGCCGCCGCCGCCCAGTTCGAGCTGTTCGGCCTGTATCGCGAACGCCTCGCCGCGGTGTACGCCAAGGTGCCGCTGCTGTGGCACCGCCGCCAGTCCACCGGCACGCTGCTGAGCTCGGTCTACGCCGACGTCGAGGCCACCTTCTTCGCGATGGCGCCGTTCCCCTTCGCGCTGTCCACGATCGTGATGCTGGTGTACGCCACGGTGGTCGTGGCCCGCATCGATCCGGTGATCCTGTTGGTCATGCTCGCGCTGATCGTGCTGCTGATCATCCTCAACGTGCTGCTGCAGCGGTTCGCGACCCCGATCGCCGTGCGCTCCCAGCAGCTGCGCGCCGAGGTCGCCGAGATCGCCCACGAGTCCTTCGACGGCGCCAACGTCGTCAAGTCCCTGGGCCGCGAGGACGTCGAGGAGAAGCGGTTCGACCGCGCGGCCGACGACCTGCGCGAGGCCGGCATCCGCTTCGGCTACGTGCGCGGCTGGTTCGACCCGCTGATCGACGCCCTGCCCAACCTCGGCATCCTCGCCGTCGCGGTGCTCGGTGCCTGGCGCATCGGCGACGGGCACCTGACCACCGGGCAGCTGGTCGAGGTGTCCTACCTGTTCACCCTGATGGCGCTGCCGATCCGCTCCTTCGGCTGGGTGCTCGGTGACCTCTCCCGCACCGTGGTCGGCGGCGGCCGCGTCCAGCAGATCCTCGACGTCACCGAAGAGCGCACCTACGGTCCCGACCCGCTGCCCGAGGGACCGGGCGTGCTCACCCTGGACGAGGTCACCTTCGTCTACCGCGACGACCCCGCCCAGGTCATCCTCGGCCAGGGCACGGGCGCTGGGGACCACGTGCGCACCTCCGAGTCGCTGAGCGAGGTCAGCCTGCGCGCCGACCCCACGGCCGGCACCCGCGTGCTCGCCGTCGTCGGCGCCACCGGCTCCGGGAAGTCCACGCTCGCCCTGCTCACGGCCGGACTCGTCCATCCCGCCTCCGGCGCCGTGCGCCTGGACGGCGCGGACCTGCGGTCTCTCACGGCCGACGCGCTGACCGCCGACGTCGCCCTGGTGCTGCAGCAGGCCTTCGTGTTCGACGAGACGGTGCGCTGGAACGTCACCCTCGGCGACGACATCGACGAGGAGACGGTGCGCTGGGCGCTGCGCATCGCCCAGGCCGAGGCTTTCGTCGACGCCCTGCCCGAGGGACTGGACACCGAGCTGGGCGAGCGCGGCGGCTCCCTCTCCGGCGGGCAGCGTCAGCGCATCGCCCTGGCCCGGGCGCTGGCCCGTCGGCCCCGGCTGCTGATCCTCGACGACGCCACCAGCGCCTGCGACCCCAGCGTGGAGCTGGCGATCCTCGACGGGATCCGCCGCGAGATGACCTCCTCGACGCTGCTGCTGATCGCTTACCGCAAATCCACCATCTCCCTGGCCGACCAGGTCGTCTTCCTCGACCACGGTCGCGTCGCCGGCGCCGGCACTCACGAGGAGCTGCGCGGACGCCATGAGGGCTACCGCTCGCTGGTCGACGCCTACGACGAGGCCGCGATCAGCCACAACCTGCTGGAGTCCTCGGGCCCGCCACCCAGCGACGGCCCCGATCCGTCGGTCGCCGTACCGGCCGAACGCGCTCGCACCGTCGCCGACGCCGTCGAGCGCCACGGCACCAGCCGCTTCCGCCACGAGGACGACACCGCCGCGGCCGAGGGGTGCGAGGACGGCTGGGCCGAGGATGATCGGCCCCACGACCGCGCCGACCACCGCCGCGACCGCGCCGACCACGACCGGGAGGAGGACCGATGA
- a CDS encoding DUF456 family protein: protein MDSLTVQIIVTVLVGLAYIVGLVGIIVPVLPGTITLVIATLIWAIIIGGWTSWVAFGIILVLGAIGMTTSYVLTGRTLHRAEVPMWPIYVGIASGIVGIFVIPFLGLPIGFVIGLYIAEALRQKDWRKGMSSAWIAMKALGLGILIEFSLAMLSTIVFAVAVVAHFVTA from the coding sequence GTGGACTCCCTCACCGTCCAGATCATCGTGACCGTGCTGGTCGGTCTGGCGTACATCGTCGGCCTCGTCGGGATCATCGTGCCCGTGCTGCCCGGCACCATCACCCTGGTCATCGCCACGCTGATCTGGGCGATCATCATCGGCGGCTGGACCTCCTGGGTGGCGTTCGGGATCATCCTGGTCCTCGGCGCGATCGGCATGACCACGAGCTACGTCCTCACCGGGCGCACCCTGCACCGCGCCGAGGTGCCGATGTGGCCGATCTACGTCGGGATCGCCAGCGGCATCGTCGGGATCTTCGTCATTCCGTTCCTGGGCCTGCCGATCGGGTTCGTCATCGGGCTGTACATCGCCGAGGCGCTGCGGCAGAAGGACTGGAGGAAGGGCATGAGCTCCGCCTGGATCGCCATGAAGGCGCTGGGCCTGGGAATCCTGATCGAGTTCTCCCTGGCCATGCTGTCCACGATCGTGTTCGCGGTCGCCGTCGTCGCCCACTTCGTCACGGCATGA
- a CDS encoding class I SAM-dependent methyltransferase: MPEPSTSHDPLHPPVPPISSRAEPRFASAARKGALADAFQEQGQDYDRLRPGYPDDVIDAILEQVPSGPDGGAARAIDLGAGTGKLSWALAGRGLDVTAVDTSAAMLETALRRVPSAPDGEHSASTDGAPATGPPTHAATVAGAPTHAAPTHTPSTAEAPTHAAPVVGAPTHAAPTHTPSTAEAPTLTTHLAPAESTGLPADSAELITVAQAWHWFDAQAASAEVTRLLAPGGVLALVWNMLDVTIPWVHRLSRIMHAGDIHREDFLPTVGAELELTGRAVHRWEDPMPTQDVIDLARTRSYVITASEDRRAKVLANLDWYLHEHLGHAPGSLLGVPYRTDRFLYRVTMGGAFAPDVPS; encoded by the coding sequence GTGCCCGAGCCGTCGACCTCCCATGACCCCCTGCATCCTCCCGTGCCCCCGATCTCCTCGCGCGCGGAACCCCGCTTCGCCAGCGCCGCACGCAAGGGTGCGCTCGCCGATGCCTTCCAAGAGCAGGGCCAGGACTACGACCGCCTGCGTCCCGGCTACCCCGATGACGTGATCGACGCGATCCTCGAGCAGGTGCCATCGGGACCTGACGGGGGTGCGGCGCGCGCGATCGATCTCGGGGCCGGCACCGGGAAGCTGTCCTGGGCGCTCGCAGGCCGCGGCCTCGACGTCACGGCGGTGGACACCAGCGCCGCCATGCTCGAGACCGCCCTGCGCCGCGTCCCGTCGGCACCGGACGGCGAGCACTCTGCCTCGACCGACGGGGCTCCGGCCACCGGCCCCCCGACCCACGCGGCCACGGTCGCCGGCGCGCCGACCCACGCGGCCCCGACCCACACACCCTCGACCGCAGAGGCCCCGACCCACGCGGCCCCGGTCGTCGGCGCGCCGACCCACGCGGCCCCGACCCACACACCCTCGACCGCAGAGGCCCCGACTCTCACCACTCACCTCGCACCCGCCGAGTCGACCGGCCTCCCCGCCGACTCCGCAGAGCTGATCACCGTCGCCCAGGCCTGGCACTGGTTCGACGCGCAAGCGGCGTCGGCCGAGGTCACGCGCTTGCTGGCGCCGGGCGGCGTGCTGGCGCTGGTGTGGAACATGCTCGATGTGACCATCCCCTGGGTGCACCGGCTCTCCCGGATCATGCACGCCGGCGACATCCACCGCGAGGACTTCCTGCCCACCGTCGGAGCCGAGCTGGAGCTCACCGGCCGGGCCGTGCACCGGTGGGAGGACCCGATGCCCACGCAGGACGTCATCGACCTCGCCCGCACCCGCAGCTACGTCATCACCGCTTCCGAAGATCGCCGCGCGAAGGTGCTCGCAAATCTCGACTGGTACCTGCACGAGCATCTCGGCCACGCCCCCGGGAGCCTCCTCGGCGTCCCGTACCGCACCGACCGGTTCCTCTACCGGGTGACCATGGGAGGGGCCTTCGCGCCGGACGTCCCTTCATGA
- a CDS encoding ABC transporter ATP-binding protein — protein sequence MTSPDAPDAKKHELAGDEASTAAEIASEKDAERGLRPGQSAKNFWPSTKRLVREIGPEAKFMVLSVLIGTVSVALSVVGPRILGHATDIIFTGVISKNLPAGADPDEVIAQIRSRGQEQFAEMLSGMTLTPGEGIDFTALHQTLALAVGLFIGSALLMWLQGVALNRVIYRIVYRLRREVEEKLHRLPLAYFDRMKRGEILSRVTNDIDNLQNTLMNTVTGLVNAILTVLGVLVMMLMISWQLSLIALAVIPVAVVITGIVGSKAQKLFAQQWDATGVVNSEVEEAYTGHALVTVFGRREQITERFEERNENLYKASFGAQFVSSLIMPLMMFVGNLSYVAVAIVGGLRIVSGQLTLGDVQAFIQYSRQFTQPLSQIASMATMLQSGVASAERVFELLDAEEQEPETTVDTAAAGIREGRVEFEHVRFSYTPERELIRDLSLVADPGHTVAIVGPTGAGKTTLVNLVMRFYEVDGGRITIDGIDIRDLTRAQLRERTGMVLQDTWLFKGTLRENIRYGRLDASDEEVLEAARATHVDDFARQLPEGYDTVVDDDESALSAGEKQLMTIARAFLARPNLLILDEATSSVDTRTEVLVQNAMNRLRAGRTSFVIAHRLSTIRDADLILVMEAGDIVEQGTHEQLLAADGAYARLYRSQFEGAAVDIELEEELAGHADEAEVATTTGGIAGGA from the coding sequence ATGACTTCTCCCGACGCTCCCGACGCGAAGAAGCACGAGCTGGCGGGCGACGAGGCCTCGACGGCCGCCGAGATCGCCAGCGAGAAGGACGCCGAGCGCGGCCTGCGGCCCGGGCAGAGCGCCAAGAACTTCTGGCCCTCGACGAAGCGCCTGGTCCGGGAGATCGGACCGGAGGCCAAGTTCATGGTCCTCTCGGTCCTCATCGGCACGGTCTCGGTGGCGCTCAGCGTCGTCGGCCCGAGGATCCTGGGTCACGCCACGGACATCATCTTCACCGGCGTGATCTCCAAGAACCTGCCCGCCGGCGCCGATCCGGACGAGGTGATCGCCCAGATCCGTTCGCGCGGCCAGGAGCAGTTCGCCGAGATGCTCTCGGGGATGACCCTGACCCCCGGCGAGGGCATCGACTTCACCGCGCTGCACCAGACCCTGGCCCTGGCCGTCGGCCTCTTCATCGGCTCCGCGCTGCTGATGTGGCTGCAGGGCGTCGCGCTGAACCGCGTCATCTACCGCATCGTGTACCGCCTGCGCCGCGAGGTCGAGGAGAAGCTGCACCGGCTGCCGCTGGCGTACTTCGACCGGATGAAGCGCGGCGAGATCCTCTCGCGGGTCACCAACGACATCGACAACCTCCAGAACACCCTGATGAACACGGTCACCGGGTTGGTGAACGCGATCCTCACGGTGCTCGGCGTGCTGGTCATGATGCTGATGATCTCCTGGCAGCTGTCGCTGATCGCGCTCGCCGTGATCCCGGTGGCGGTGGTGATCACCGGCATCGTGGGCTCGAAGGCGCAGAAGCTGTTCGCCCAGCAGTGGGACGCCACCGGCGTCGTCAACTCCGAGGTCGAGGAGGCCTACACCGGCCACGCCCTGGTGACCGTCTTCGGTCGCCGCGAGCAGATCACCGAGCGCTTCGAGGAGCGCAACGAGAACCTGTACAAGGCCAGCTTCGGCGCCCAGTTCGTCTCCTCGCTGATCATGCCGCTGATGATGTTCGTGGGGAACCTGTCCTACGTGGCGGTGGCGATCGTGGGTGGTCTGCGGATCGTCTCCGGCCAGCTCACGCTCGGTGACGTGCAGGCCTTCATCCAGTACTCCCGCCAGTTCACCCAGCCGCTGTCCCAGATCGCCTCGATGGCCACCATGCTGCAATCCGGCGTGGCCAGCGCCGAGCGCGTCTTCGAGCTGCTGGACGCCGAGGAGCAGGAGCCGGAGACCACGGTCGACACCGCCGCCGCCGGGATCCGCGAGGGCCGCGTCGAGTTCGAGCACGTGCGCTTCTCCTACACCCCCGAGCGCGAGCTGATCCGGGACCTGTCCCTGGTCGCGGACCCCGGGCACACGGTCGCGATCGTCGGGCCGACGGGGGCCGGCAAGACCACGCTGGTCAACCTCGTCATGCGCTTCTACGAGGTCGACGGCGGCCGGATCACGATCGACGGGATCGACATCCGCGACCTCACCCGTGCCCAGCTGCGCGAGCGCACTGGGATGGTCCTCCAGGACACCTGGCTGTTCAAGGGCACCCTGCGGGAGAACATCCGCTACGGCCGCTTGGACGCGTCCGACGAGGAGGTGCTCGAGGCGGCCCGCGCCACCCACGTGGACGACTTCGCTCGGCAGCTGCCCGAGGGGTACGACACGGTGGTCGACGACGACGAGTCCGCCCTCTCCGCGGGCGAGAAGCAGCTGATGACCATCGCCCGAGCCTTCCTGGCCCGGCCGAACCTGCTGATCCTCGACGAGGCCACCTCCAGCGTGGACACCCGTACCGAGGTGCTGGTCCAGAACGCGATGAACCGGTTGCGCGCGGGGCGGACCTCCTTCGTCATCGCCCACCGCCTCTCGACGATCCGCGACGCCGATCTGATCCTGGTGATGGAGGCCGGGGACATCGTCGAGCAGGGCACCCACGAGCAGCTGCTGGCCGCCGACGGGGCCTACGCCCGGCTGTACCGCTCGCAGTTCGAGGGGGCGGCCGTGGACATCGAGCTGGAGGAGGAGCTGGCCGGGCACGCGGACGAGGCCGAGGTCGCCACCACGACCGGCGGGATCGCCGGCGGGGCGTGA
- a CDS encoding ABC transporter ATP-binding protein — MTLLRLALSALKPYRLWIALVVVFQIIGVLAALYLPTLNADIINDGVAEADISVIWDLGLVMLLISFGNIIALVVANFFAARSAMRVGKDLRSSVFSRVGTFSPRELSEFGTPSLITRSTNDVQQVQMLVFFSLNMLVQAPVTGIGGVVMALRVEPGMAWLIAVMVPIMLAAVGTLIFRAAPLFKQMQGKIDDINGVLREQITGIRVLRAFVREDRERERYGVVNDQLTDLNRRIGLLMILIQPIIMVVLNVSSVLVLLVAAPRIDSGQMEVGSITAFIAYLMQILIAVMMATFMTMMIPRAMVSAERISKVLETETSVHQRTDGFRDIEGPVELTFEDVSFTYPGAERPVLENISFSARAGQTVAIIGGTGAGKTTLINLVPRLMDASEGRVLLNGHDVRDLDARVLWEQVGLVPQRPYLFSGTIASNLRFGDPSADEQQLWHALTVAQGRDFVAAMPTELESPIAQGGTNVSGGQRQRLCIARALAAKPSLYLFDDSFSALDLTTDAKLRAALAPETRDALMLIVAQRVTTITNADLILVLDNGRIVDQGTHEQLLKSSETYQEIVRSQGVEEEVA, encoded by the coding sequence GTGACCCTGCTGCGACTCGCGCTGAGCGCCCTGAAGCCGTACCGACTCTGGATCGCCCTGGTGGTGGTGTTCCAGATCATCGGCGTGCTGGCGGCGCTGTATCTTCCCACCCTGAACGCGGACATCATCAATGACGGCGTCGCCGAGGCCGACATCTCGGTGATCTGGGACCTCGGCCTGGTGATGCTGCTGATCTCCTTCGGCAACATCATCGCGCTGGTGGTGGCGAACTTCTTCGCCGCCCGTTCGGCGATGCGGGTGGGCAAGGACCTGCGCAGCAGCGTCTTCTCCCGGGTCGGGACGTTCTCCCCCCGGGAGCTCAGCGAGTTCGGCACCCCCTCGCTGATCACCCGCTCCACCAATGACGTCCAGCAGGTGCAGATGCTGGTCTTCTTCTCGCTGAACATGCTGGTGCAGGCCCCGGTGACCGGGATCGGCGGTGTCGTGATGGCGCTGCGGGTGGAGCCGGGCATGGCCTGGCTGATCGCGGTGATGGTGCCGATCATGCTGGCCGCCGTCGGCACCCTGATCTTCCGCGCGGCGCCGCTGTTCAAGCAGATGCAGGGGAAGATCGACGACATCAACGGGGTGCTGCGCGAGCAGATCACCGGCATCCGCGTGCTGCGCGCCTTCGTGCGGGAGGATCGCGAGCGCGAGCGCTACGGCGTGGTCAACGACCAGCTCACCGACCTGAACCGTCGCATCGGCCTGCTGATGATCCTCATCCAGCCGATCATCATGGTCGTCCTGAACGTCTCCAGCGTGCTGGTGCTGCTGGTGGCCGCGCCGCGCATCGACTCCGGGCAGATGGAGGTCGGCTCGATCACGGCGTTCATCGCCTATCTGATGCAGATCCTCATCGCCGTCATGATGGCGACCTTCATGACGATGATGATCCCCCGCGCGATGGTCTCGGCCGAGCGCATCTCCAAGGTGCTGGAGACCGAGACCAGCGTCCATCAGCGCACCGACGGCTTCCGCGACATCGAGGGCCCGGTCGAGCTGACCTTCGAAGACGTCTCCTTCACCTATCCCGGCGCCGAGCGTCCGGTGCTGGAGAACATCTCCTTCTCCGCCCGCGCCGGCCAGACGGTCGCGATCATCGGCGGCACGGGGGCCGGCAAGACCACGCTGATCAACCTGGTGCCGCGGCTCATGGACGCGAGCGAGGGCCGGGTGCTGCTGAACGGCCACGACGTGCGCGACCTCGATGCGCGCGTGCTCTGGGAGCAGGTGGGTCTGGTCCCGCAGCGGCCCTACCTGTTCTCCGGCACCATCGCCTCGAACCTTCGTTTCGGCGATCCGTCGGCCGACGAGCAGCAGCTGTGGCATGCGCTGACCGTCGCCCAGGGCCGTGACTTCGTGGCCGCGATGCCGACCGAGCTCGAGTCCCCGATCGCTCAGGGCGGCACGAACGTCTCCGGTGGTCAGCGGCAGCGGCTGTGCATCGCCCGGGCGCTGGCGGCGAAGCCGTCGCTGTACCTGTTCGACGACTCCTTCAGCGCGCTGGACCTCACCACCGACGCGAAGCTGCGCGCGGCCCTGGCCCCCGAGACCCGCGATGCGCTGATGCTGATCGTCGCCCAGCGCGTCACCACCATCACGAACGCTGACCTGATCCTGGTGCTCGACAACGGCCGGATCGTCGACCAGGGCACGCACGAGCAGCTGCTGAAGAGCTCGGAGACCTACCAGGAGATCGTCCGCTCCCAGGGCGTCGAGGAGGAGGTGGCCTGA
- a CDS encoding DUF6318 family protein — protein sequence MNRPVQRIIIAVLALVLVVPIGVIGLGSVLGPGDDEQQKAAESSADPANPDNRPTVDPADQPPRPDLPRPDEPAGLTEQTPEGAEATLTYLLEAYSYMMSSGDTSVWEDSVDPECQVCSTFLDNAQLLSDQGGYLVDGDFEVHSTSFEGTGEPPATGEVVANFTQEASILVDDPNFQASQLQPVSGQLIAQIAWDGGRWRVTDMSIAPEGGGAPSDGGGAGGTGGGAGASNSGGGASNSGGGASNSGGASDGGGAAG from the coding sequence GTGAATCGACCTGTCCAACGCATCATCATCGCCGTGCTCGCGCTCGTGCTGGTGGTCCCGATCGGCGTGATCGGGCTCGGATCCGTGCTCGGACCCGGCGATGACGAGCAGCAGAAGGCGGCGGAGAGCTCGGCCGACCCGGCGAACCCGGACAACCGGCCGACGGTCGATCCCGCCGATCAGCCGCCGCGCCCTGACCTGCCCCGTCCCGACGAGCCCGCCGGGCTGACGGAGCAGACCCCAGAAGGCGCCGAGGCGACGCTGACCTATCTGTTGGAGGCCTACAGCTACATGATGAGCAGTGGGGACACCTCCGTGTGGGAAGACTCCGTGGACCCCGAGTGCCAGGTGTGCTCCACATTCCTCGACAATGCCCAGCTGTTGTCCGATCAGGGCGGCTACCTGGTCGACGGCGACTTCGAGGTGCACTCGACCAGCTTCGAGGGCACCGGGGAGCCGCCCGCCACCGGAGAGGTCGTCGCGAACTTCACGCAGGAGGCCAGCATCCTGGTCGACGATCCGAACTTCCAGGCCAGCCAGCTCCAGCCGGTCTCCGGGCAGCTGATCGCGCAGATCGCCTGGGACGGCGGCCGCTGGCGCGTGACCGACATGAGCATCGCCCCCGAGGGCGGCGGTGCCCCCTCGGACGGGGGCGGTGCTGGTGGCACCGGCGGCGGCGCTGGCGCGTCGAACTCCGGTGGCGGCGCGTCGAACTCCGGTGGCGGCGCGTCGAACTCCGGTGGCGCCTCCGACGGCGGCGGCGCGGCAGGCTGA
- a CDS encoding ABC transporter ATP-binding protein — MTAAATRDSSRLGSETTTDESALHTVRRGLALTPDALRGLWITILLAVIATAGKVVVPIAVQAILDRGIIAPERPDVAFVAGAAGLAAFVLLATAVCNIVMNRRLFRLAETSLATLRKRAFRHIHDLSLLTQGTEQRGALVSRVTSDVDTVSQFMSFGGIMLVVMSMQLVLATAVMVFYSWPLAVVVWICYLPILLIMGTLQRRIRVRFQQVRAEVGRMLGAVSEALVGSATVRAYGIESRTRRTQTDRVRDVRNAQFSVLKPQSVSFFLSETADGLATAVVVVMGILLGTRTLGISLPGADLTAGGVIAFVFLVSLFSQPVRMGIEMLMQAQNAVAGWRRVLGVLDTPADVADPGGALDPRTGIRSAPVPGARALPDGLLDIEIRDLRYSYPTGPEVLHGISVDLPARSRIAIVGETGSGKTTFAKLLTRMMDPAGGEVLIGGIPLHLIPYSSLRSRVIMVPQEGFLFDTSVAGNLVYGKPDATTADMRRALDELGLGTWADELPEGLDTPVGQRGESLSAGERQLVALARAYLADPDVIVLDEATSAVDPAADVRLQQAIDGLARGRTTITIAHRLSTAERADRIMVLDHGDLVEHGTHDELVELDGGIYAGLHRSWVAHRASR; from the coding sequence ATGACCGCCGCCGCCACCCGCGACTCCTCGCGCCTGGGCAGCGAGACCACCACCGACGAATCGGCCCTGCACACCGTCCGCCGCGGGCTCGCGCTGACCCCCGATGCCCTGCGAGGTCTATGGATCACGATCCTGCTCGCCGTCATCGCCACCGCCGGCAAGGTCGTGGTGCCGATCGCCGTGCAGGCCATCCTCGACCGCGGCATCATCGCCCCGGAGAGGCCGGACGTCGCCTTCGTCGCCGGTGCCGCAGGCCTGGCCGCGTTCGTCCTGCTCGCCACCGCGGTGTGCAACATCGTCATGAACCGGCGACTGTTCCGCCTGGCCGAGACGTCGCTGGCCACCCTGCGCAAGCGCGCCTTCCGCCACATCCACGACCTGTCCCTGCTCACCCAGGGCACCGAACAGCGCGGCGCCCTCGTATCCCGTGTGACCAGCGACGTCGACACCGTCAGCCAGTTCATGAGCTTCGGCGGCATCATGCTGGTGGTGATGAGCATGCAGCTCGTCCTCGCCACCGCCGTGATGGTCTTCTACTCCTGGCCGCTGGCGGTCGTCGTGTGGATCTGCTACTTGCCGATCCTGCTGATCATGGGCACGCTGCAGCGTCGGATCCGGGTGCGCTTCCAGCAGGTGCGCGCCGAGGTGGGCCGCATGCTCGGCGCCGTCTCGGAGGCCCTGGTCGGCTCCGCCACCGTGCGCGCCTACGGCATCGAGTCCCGCACCCGTCGCACCCAGACCGACCGCGTCCGCGACGTGCGCAACGCCCAGTTCTCCGTGCTGAAACCACAGTCGGTCTCCTTCTTCCTCTCGGAGACGGCCGACGGTCTGGCCACCGCCGTCGTGGTCGTGATGGGAATCCTGCTGGGCACCCGAACGCTGGGGATCTCCCTGCCCGGGGCGGACCTCACCGCCGGCGGCGTGATCGCCTTCGTCTTCCTGGTCTCCCTGTTCAGCCAGCCCGTGCGGATGGGCATCGAGATGCTGATGCAGGCCCAGAACGCGGTGGCGGGCTGGCGCCGCGTGCTCGGCGTGCTCGACACCCCGGCCGACGTCGCCGATCCCGGCGGCGCCCTCGACCCCCGGACCGGGATCCGCTCGGCGCCCGTACCCGGTGCGCGAGCGCTGCCGGACGGTCTGCTGGACATCGAGATCCGCGATCTGCGCTACTCCTACCCGACCGGGCCCGAGGTCTTGCACGGCATCAGCGTCGACCTTCCCGCGCGCAGTCGCATCGCGATCGTGGGGGAGACCGGCAGCGGCAAGACCACCTTCGCCAAGCTGCTGACCCGCATGATGGACCCCGCCGGCGGCGAGGTGCTCATCGGCGGGATCCCGCTGCACCTGATCCCGTACTCGTCCCTGCGCTCGCGGGTGATCATGGTGCCGCAGGAAGGCTTCCTCTTCGACACCTCCGTCGCCGGCAACCTCGTCTACGGCAAGCCGGACGCGACGACCGCAGACATGCGTCGGGCACTGGACGAGCTGGGGCTCGGCACCTGGGCCGACGAGCTGCCCGAGGGTCTGGACACCCCTGTCGGCCAGCGCGGCGAGTCGCTCAGCGCGGGGGAGCGGCAGCTGGTCGCGCTGGCCCGCGCCTACCTCGCCGACCCTGATGTGATCGTGCTCGACGAGGCCACCAGCGCCGTGGACCCCGCGGCCGACGTGCGGCTCCAACAGGCCATCGACGGCCTCGCCCGCGGCCGCACCACCATCACCATCGCCCACCGGCTCTCCACCGCCGAGCGCGCGGACCGCATCATGGTGCTCGACCACGGCGACCTGGTCGAGCACGGCACCCACGACGAGCTGGTCGAGCTCGACGGCGGCATCTACGCGGGGCTGCACCGGTCCTGGGTAGCCCATCGGGCCTCGCGGTGA